The DNA sequence CCTCACTGATTATGAGGAGGGAATCCCCATCATATATGTACTCAAGGGGTGTGGCCCGTGGCTGTCCTCCATGGCAGGTTGCAAGGGTGCAGGTGTTGTGTGATCTGAGGAATTCGTCAATGAATCCACGGAGTTCACCCTCATCAATGGAGGTCATGAGGGAGTCACGGATGTCCCTCAGTTCAAGTGCAAATTCAGTGACCTCCCCTTTATCCAGGAGATCAACGTCACTCAACTCAATACCGGTGACCTCAGAGAACGCCTGGAGATCAGCAAGGTCCTCCTCTGAAAGTTCGCCGAGTTTCATACGTCCACCAAGCGCCCGGGAATATATGCTACCTCCGATAAGATCTTCAACTTCCTTAATGGCTCTCAGACCATCCTCTCTACTCAGGGAAACTGAGAAGAGTGCCACGGGTTTCTCCCTGAGCCATGGGTTTTCCCTTATAAAATCAGTTATTCGTGGGTGCATTCTCCCCCGGTAGACACCGGATCCAATTACAAAGAATTCAAAGTCCCTGAAGGGCTCCTGGAATTCAGGGACCCTGCAGCACCTCGATGGTCCAAGTATCATCCCGGTTTTAGATGCAACCTCCTCTGTGGACCCATAGGTGCTCTCATAGATTATGAGTGTCCTGAACATCGGATTATCCCCCTTTAAAAATTAAAATGGGTATTTTATCTTCTTCCTGCAACCTTCCTGAGTCCGATAACAGCTCCGGCGATTACAAGGATCACTGCAATGATGTAGTAGGCGAATACTGAGGTAGGAGCCTCCTTCTTCTTGGAGTCAAGGGCGTATATGTATCCGTTTTCGGTTGCAAAGTAGACTGTCTTGCCGTAGACCACTGGAGAGGAACTCACAGGTGAGCTGAAGAGGTAGTAGCCTGGGGAGTAGCTCCACTCCTCCCTGCCACTGTACTTGTTGAGGATGTAGAGTGTCCCGTCATCTGATCCCACCGCTATCATGTTCTCAAAGAGAGCCGGTGTTGAACGTACAGGGGCACCGGTATGGAATGACCATTTCAGGGCACCGGTCCTGGTGTCCAGGGATGTGATGTTCCCGTCATCGCATCCAATGAAGACACTGTTCTCCTCTGTGTCAACTGATGGGGAGGAATATACACGGTCGCCGAGGCTGTACTTCCAGATCACATTCCCATCTGACTCTGATAGGGCGTAGATGTTCCCGTCATCTGACCCCACATAGACTGTCCCATTCCAGAAGGCTGGTGAGGATCTTATGGCGTCCCCTGACGTGTAACTCCATACTTCGTTCCCGTCGGATTCTGAGAGGGCGTATACCTTACCATTGAATGAACCCACATATAAGGTGCCATTCACAGGGAGGGGTGATGATTTAACGGCGTCCCCGGTGTAGAACTCCCACTTCTTGGAGCCATCGTCTCTGTCCACAGCGTATACCCTGCAGTCATCAGATCCAATATAGACGGTGTCCCCGCTCACTGCAGGTGATGATTCTATCCTGTTACCTGTTTTGAATTTCCATTCAAGGTCTCCGGTGTCTGTGTCTATTGCATAGAGGTATCCATCCCAGGAACCCACAAATACGGTCCCATTTACAACCACCGGCGATGAGACGATGGCACCCTCTGTTTTGTAGCTCCAGACCACGGACCCGGTCTCAAGGTTCACTGCATAGAGCCTCCCATCAAGGGATCCTATGTAGGCCACCTTGTTGAATATGGCCGGGGATGACTTTATACCCCCAATGGAGAGGTACCATGTCTTTGCAGAGAAGTCGCTTGGCTCCTTTGCATAACCTGTGTGCTGTTCGTCTCCATGGAATACCGGCCAGTCAGCTGCTGATACAGGACTGAGGATCATCCCAAGGATTATGAGTGCCGCGATTAAACCTTTTCTCATCATTTCTATCACCACATTAAACTAATTACATTAAATGTCCCTGTTGAAACGGGTAACACCCATCGCAAAGAACAGGAGGGTGAATCCACCAAGCACAAGGAGGTTAACCATTATGTCCCCAGCACCGGCGCCCTTTAGCATGACTGCCCGGAGGGCATTGTTGGCATAGGTGAGGGGGACTACGTAGGCTATCTTCTGGAATATCCAGGGCATGGTCTCAATGGGGTAGAACACCCCTGATACGAACATCATGGGCATGGCGAAGGGCATGACCATCTGCATGTAGTCCTCCTGGGTCCCCACCCTGGCTGATATCATTATACCAAAGCCGACAAAGCAGAGGGCCGTCAGTATCAGTAGCAGGACCGTCAGGAGCATGCTACCATTTATCTTGATACCGAAGAGAAGAATTGCAATGAAGAGCAGGAGAAGGGCCCTTCCACTTTCTATCACAAGCTTTGAGATTATCTTACCTCCCACAACTGTGGCTACACTTGTGGGGGTCATGAAGAGCCTTGCAAGCTCTCCCCTTTCCCGTTCACCCGCAATGGACTGACCCATTCCAAACATGCAGGAGAACATTATGGTCATGGCCAGTATGGCGGGCACAAGGAAGTCCATGTACTTGACGTCCCCGTAGATTCTGTCAATCTGGAGGTTTATGGTGCTGACCATGCTCTGGAAACCTGAACTTGGAGTTGAATTCTGTGCATTCATGGATGTGCCCTGCATCCTCTCCACAGCAAGCTGCCCGGATAGCTTGCTGAAGAGGGCCTGTGTTGCCGGTACAAGGGCCTGGCTTGCCAGCTGATCCGAGGAGTCAAGGTACATGACCACGGTGGGCTCCGATGATGTGAGGTTATCATAGTTAGGTGGCAGTATTATGGCTGCCTTGACCTCCCCGGCGTCCACCATATCCCTGGCGATCTCCGGGTCCTTCAGGATATCCTTTATATCATAGAGGCTCATGTTCCTCATGGCATCAACGGTCTGGTCTGTCACCGGACCGCTGCTCTGTTCCACTATAACCACGGGTATATTCTCAAGGGTACCGCCCATACCATAACCGAAGAGGGTTATCATCAGTATGGGGAACAGTATGATGGATATGAGGCGCGGTTTGTGCCTCCAGAGGACTATCAGGTCCTTCTTAAGCATCCACATAACCTTTTTCATTTCCATAACGGTTACCTCCCTGTAACCTTCATAAATACGTCCTCGAGTGAGGGGTCCTTTGTTGAAATTGAGGTTATCCTGGCGTTGTTCCTTATAACAGCCGCCAGAACATCATTAACGGCAGTTTCGCATGTTTCATCGAGTTCAAGGATTATCCTTCCTGTATGGTGCTTCTTAACGTCCAGTGTAACCGGTAGGGCTTCCAGTTCAGATAGTAGATCATCTGTGAGGTTCACAATGAGCATGCTTATCTCCTTACCGGCACATATCCTCTCTGATTTCTTGATCTCCTGGATGGCCCTTCTCTCGGATTCAGGCGTCTCCTTGTCGATCCTGTCCAGTATCCCACCGATCTCCTTTGCTCTGAGGGATTCCTCCTCCTTTATCACTGTGTCCTTGAGCCCCTGTGGAGTGTCAAAGGCGGCAAGAACGCCCTGATTTATTATCCCCACGTAGTCACAGAGGAGTTCCACCTCGTACATGTCGTGGGAGCAGAGTATGATGGTGTGACCGCTGCTGTTCAGTTCGTCTATGAGGTCCCAGAGCACCCGCTTGGTTGTCGGGTCCAGGCCGATTGTTGGTTCGTCCAGGAAGAGGATGTCTGGTTGATGTATGAGGCTTGCAACCAGTGACACCTTCTGCTGCTGGCCACCTGACATCTGCCCGACTGGCTTGTCTGCAGCGTATTTTATGTCCACAAGTTCCATGAGCTCCTCTATCCTTGATTCCTTCAGATCCTCGGGCATGCCATAGAAGTCTGCGCACATCTCCACGTTTTCCCTTGCTGTGAGGTCCTCGTATAGGCTTACCTTCTGGGGAACCATGCCTATCTGCTGCCGGACCTCATCGGGGTTTTTGAGTATATCATAACCTGCAACCCTGGCGGTCCCTGAGCTTGGCGGGATGAGACATGTGAGCATCTTTATGGTTGTTGTCTTCCCGGCCCCGTTGGGCCCCAGGAAACCAAAGATGGAGTTCTTCTCTATCTTCATGTTCAGGCTGTCCACCGCCTTGAAGTCCCCGTAGACCTTTGTGAGATCGAAGGTTTCTATCGCATATTTCATGTTTCATCCTCCCTTTCAGCGGGGAACATGTCATTCCAGAAGTCTTCCCATATCTTTGATACATGGTCCCTCATTATCTGCCGGATCCTCTCTATCGTCTTCTCACCGAGAGGGGTTATCTCATAGTATTTCACTCTTTTCTCACCGTGCATCTCCCAGCTGCCCTCTATCAGTCCCTTCCTTTCGAGGTCATGGAGTACCGGGTAGATTACGCTGGGTCCGGGCGGTTTTATGTTCTTGCAGTGCATGCCCTTGAATGAGTAGAATCTTTCAAGGCGTCGCATTATCTCGTAGCCATGTATTTTTTCCTTGCTTATCATCCAGAGGATCATTGTCTTTCCAAATCCTCTCATGAAGCTTTTTATTATCTTTTCATCGAATTCACCCCCCTCACCGGTGAGGGGACCTTCTTCTGCGCACATAGAGTCATCTCCAGAGAAACTGATGTTTTCATACACACAATATATCAGTTTTACGATATATCTATTTGCCATAATAAAATGTTCATGATATATAAAGTTTGTGATATATTGATGAGGCGTCCTTTAACCGGTGATGATGGGGAGGGAATCTGGCGGTATCCCGTGAAACTGCGCGGGTAACTTGTGGGTACTGCAATCAAATGGAAAGACTCATAAGCCCCGATAAATAGAAGATCTACCGGGATCTGATATGAGACTTGGTTTTTCAACCCTGGCGCTTTTCATGGAGCCACTGGAAAACATCCTTCAGAAAGCAGAGGATGACGGTTTTGAACTTGTAGAGCTCCTCTGTGAGGGACCCTACTGGCCAAGAAGGCTACTTCAGGACGGGGATTCCTTGGAAGTCTTCGAGTCCTTCGACCTCGAGGTCCTTATCCACGCACCCACCATAGACCTGAACCCTGCAAGCATGAACCGGGGTATAAGGGAGGAGACAGGGAGGCAGATGGTCGAGACAATTGAACTTGCATCAAGGATAGGTGCAACAACAGTCACAACCCACCCTGGAGTGGTCCACCGGAGGGAGGACAGGATAAGGAGTGCTGCACTCCAGTTCGCACTTGAAACACTTGGTGAATGCGTTGAATACGCAGAGGATCTGTCCATAAAATTCTCAGTCGAAAACATGCCCGGAAGATTCTCCTACCTCTGCAATAACCCTGCAGAACATGAGAGATTTGTTGAAAAATGTGGCTCCTACGCAACGGTTGACATAGGACATGCCAACACTACAGGGCGTCTCCAGGATTTCCTGGAGATCAAAAGAACAGCCCACTATCACATCAGTGACAATAACGGGAAGAGGGACCAGCACCTGCCCCTCGGGGAGGTCACAGTCGATCTTAAACTCCTGGGATCCATAGAGAGGGGTGTGATAGAACTGAACAGCTATGATGGTGTAATCAGGAGCAGAAGAATCCTTGAGGAGGTCGTCCGTTGAGGTGGCTGTCATGAAAAAGAAGAGACTGGAGGGTCTGGTTGATGCCATATTTGCAATCGCCATGACCATACTTGTTCTGGGCATAGATGTGCCCACCGGCACCATGAGTGTTCCGGCAATGGACGCCTACATCATGGGCCTTGCATCTGATTTGTACAGCTACTGTCTCAGTTTCCTCCTCCTCGGCGTCTTCTGGTGGGTTAACCACATGCACTTCGAGAAACTGGAGAAGGTTGACACGGGATTCATATGGATAAACATCGTCTGGCTCATGGTCGTTGTCCTGGTACCATTCTCAACAAAGCTGACAGGTAATTATGGAGACCTTGTAACACCCAATATCCTGTTCCACCTGAATATGCTCACCATAGGTCTTTTATTATCCATGAGCTGGATCTATACCCAGAGGAATGGTTTAATGGATATCGGAGAAAATGAATACCGCTTAATCCTGAAGAAGAATCTTTTAATGCCTCTTGCAGCCATCCTTGCACTCATCTTAACACCCATTGCACCGGAGTACAGCTCCACCGCCTACGCAGTTCTCATATTAAAGAGGCTCCTTTAGCTTCGTGGCACTTTTTCAGGACTCTGCACTTGATATACTTAAATGCAATGATTCAGGGCCTTATATAGGCCCATCCCTCTGTCTGTCTTCTTACAATATGACCCACACCGGATGATACAACATCGACTCCCTCCAGGAGGTCATCCCCATCCATACCAGATGCCCTGAGGGTGTTTGAGCATGCACAGAACCTGACACCCTGACCTGTGAGTTCAGATACGTCCCCTGAGTACTCAGAATCCCTTCTGAGGACATTAACTCCCATGGAGTAAGCCACAACCTCTATTCTGACGGATTCGAGATCAGCCATTAGGTTCCTGACATTGGAGATGAGGAGCAGAACCCTTGACTCATCATCCTCATCTATGTGGAAGACCACACGGTAATCCACCATGACACCACCTCCGCTACACGGGTGTTATCCTCCCCTCAAGGCCGGCGTCCACCGGGCTGTTTCTCGCGATGTATTCTTCAAGCACATCAATGGCCCTCAGATCGGTCTCCTCATGGTCCTCACCGTACCTGGAGGGGACTCCCTGGGATGTGACGTAGACGGCACTGTAGGTCCCTGACGGGTCAAGGGGTCTGCCATTTACAAATATCTTCTGTATCCTTGCACCTGGAGGGTTCTCGATCTTGAAGTACATCTCAAGTCCGAGGCACCTCTTGAGGTAGCCCCCCATCTGATTGTAGGGGTTCCTTGAGAATACGAGTTCAATGTTTTCCTCCATCATATCCCATATTTCCCTGCCTGTTAACCTCACCCGGGATAAAGGAGGATTTACAGGTATAATGTTCCAGAGATCCTCAATTCTGATATCTCCTGGCGGCACAGGGGCACCGTAACGCCACCCATTGGAGAATGCAAGGTCAAAGTCCCCTGTATCCATCACGGCCTTTAGGAGGAGGTTATCCATGGTTGACTCCAGTATGGTGTACCTGTTAAGGTGGGTCCTGGTGGAGCCCACGACTGTTTCGAGGTGGTCACTGTCGGTCTCAGTTATCCTGAGCACCATCTCCTCAACATCAGGATCTGAGGGACCCCTCACCTTCATGAGTTCATGGCTGAATCCCCTGACACCATCATCCACCTCCAGGTCAAGGCGCCCGATGAAGGAGCCATGACAGCCTGACTGTATGATTATGGTATCTCCAACGATGTGGGGCCTCTCGAGTCTGTTGTGGGTGTGTGCGCTCAGCAGCACATCGATGCCCTCAACATCAGATGCCAGCTGAACCTCCTGTGGAAAGCCGAGGTGTGATATCACAACGGTGAGATCCACCCTCTCCTCATTCCTGAGGATATCGATCCATCCGGGGAGCTCCTCAAGGCCAAGGGTGAATTCAAGGCCCTCACTGAAGTGGGGTGGCATGACCTTATCTACGATGTTTGATGCTATCCCTATGATACCCACCTGCAGTTCCCCAACATCAAGGATTTCATAGGGCTGGAATACCAGCCGTTCGGTACCCTCACGGTAGCAGTTTATGGCAAGTACAGGGTAATTGAGCTTCTTTGAGAGTTCAATGAACCTTTCAGGTCCGTAGGCAAACTCCCAGTGAGCTGTCATGGCCTTGAATCCCATCTCATTCAGCAGGGGGATCATTGCAGCGCCCCGACTCTTCACGGCATGGTATGTGCCGTGGATGGTATCCCCGCAGTCAAGAAGTAGAGCGGGCCTCTCTTTGCGTATTTTATCAACGAGTCCAGCTATGTGCTGGTAACCACCAAGGGTCTCATATACGATTTCACGGCCCTCCCAGAAAAGTTCGGGATGGCTTTTAATGTATCCATGGGTGTCGTTCACCTAGATTATGCTCAGTTCAGCCATAAAACACCCCCCTTACAGGTTTTAACCTCAGATATCTATATCCAGCAGCTCTCCTATATTCTCTATTACATAATCAGCGGCTTCTATAAGCCTCTGGGGGACATGCTCCCTCTGCTGGAGTGTAAGAACCCCTATATCGGCCTCCCTAAGTGCAAGGATGTCGTTGATGCCATTACCCACCATAACGACCTTGCTGTACCTCCCCCGGAGTTCACGTATTATCCTTGCCTTCCTCTCGGTGTCTGCAGTGTCAAATACGTTTTCAGTGGGGATTCCCAGGAGCTTTGCAAGTTCCATGAGGGACCCCTTCCTGTCCCCCGATGCAATGTATATGTCGATTTTCCTGTCCATGAGTTCACCGATAACATGGGGGACCTCCGGGAAGAGCTTTCCTCCTGCTGTTATGGTGAAATCCACCCTCCCCCGGTCCATGTTGACGATGAAACCTGAACCGCTGCATATCTGTATGTTGTAGTTCTTCCCTGCAACAGCATCTATGGTATCCTGTATGTCCCCCACGGTGGCCGGGTCATCCCTTAGGACCTCAAGGATTTCACCGGGATCAACTGCGGTGTTGGCGTAGCTTATATTGAACCTTATATGGTTCCTCTCTATGAATTCGTAGATTGTCTGGTGGGGCCTGGCATTCACTATACAGGTGGATGGGTCCGTCTGAAGTACCACGAGTGCTCTACGGTCCCGGTAATCAACAACATCAAGTGAGTTCATGCTGTCACATATCTTACCGGTTTTAAGATCCTTGAGGGCCCTGTACCTCCTTATGAGTGTCCCTGAATTATCAAAAACAACGGCCTTCATCGGACCAATATATGTTTTTTATGGTATTAAGATTTTGAGAGGATACAGTGGCACCTGTAAGCGAGACCCATAAACATCCTAGGAATACCCTGAAATGGCCTTCAGACTTTCAATTAAGAAGTAGACTCCAAAAAGAATCAGGAATAGACTTAAAATCATCATAACAATTTTGTAAGGTCTTCCATTCATTCTGAAGGATTTCCTTGATGAGAGGAATGATACGAGACTGTACCATGTGAGGTCAGATGACCAGTGACCTGCGAGGAATGCCAGGAGCCCAAGGACGCCTGCAAGCTCCAGTCCCCTGTACATCAGGGCAGCGCCCACCGCACCCCACCACAGGAAGAAGTATGGGTTCGCAAAGCTTATGATGGCCCCCCGAAGGATTGACCCACCCTCAGGGATATTTTCAGTGTCTTCAGAATCCCTGAAACCAAGGATTCCCATCCATATGAGGACTGCTCCACCTGCAGTCCCAAGGATGGCTGGAGCAGGGCCTGATCTGAGGATATAACCCAGGCCCATCAGTATCAGAGTAACAAGGAGAGCCTCTCCGAGGACATGGCCGGCCACAAGGAGGGGTCCGGCCCTGAATCCCCTCCTGATGGAATCTGAAACAGTTACGGTAAGGAGGGGTCCGGGGGCCATGGCCCCGGATAGTCCAATCAGAAATGATGTCAGGGCGAATAGCAGGATACTGATCATGATTCCACGGCTTCAGTTGTATCTGTTCAGTATCCTCATTATCTCTGAGAGGTGGTGGTCTATCTCTTCGATCTCTTCTCTTTTAAGGGACCTTGTCCGGCTAACTATCCTCATCCTCTCGAAGACATGGTCCATCCTTGTGAGGAGTTCATTCATATACGTCCTGGTGGGGTACATGCTATCAGCTCCATATCAATTTCTATCACTCATAGTATAAGGATCCTTCCAGTCATCTGTGATGATTATCGGCGGCAGGGTGCCTCCAGTCATCCCTGAAGATCCACCTCCAGACCCACTTCACCGGCAACGGCCCTCTCATAGATCATCCATGCTGTTGTTATATCCTGAATGGAGAGTCCAGTCGAATCAAATACGGTCACATCAGCGGGTGAAGTTCTACCCTCAATCTTGCCTGTCATAACATCCCCCAGGCTTCCCTGGAGGTCATCCACCCTGAGGATCCCCTCGGTGATGGGCACGTTTATTTCTCCGCTGTGGGTTGCCTGCTCCAGGCTGTCATAGAATACACGGGCATTTTTGAGTATCAGAGGGTCCAGTTCCTGCTTCCCTGGGGCGTCTGCACCCATGGCACATATGTGCGTACCCGGCGACACCCAGTCTGCCATGACCACAGGACTCCTTGATGGAGTGACGGTTACAACGATGTCCATACCCTCAACAGCCTCCCTTGGATCTGTAGCGGCCCTCACGGGGACTTCATATTCCTTTGAAGCCCTTAAGGCAAATTTTTCACGCGTTGACGGTGTCCTGCAGTAGACGCTGACCTCCTCAAGATCCGCCACCCTGCTGATTGCCATGAGCTGGGTCCAGGCCTGCCTTCCGGCACCGATTATCCCGAGCCTTGACGCGTCCCTGGATGCAAGGTACTTCACCGATACACCGCCAGCGGCACCCGTTCTCATATCGGTTATATGGGTTCCATCCATGAGTGCAATGGGGAACCCTGTTTCAGGGTCCACAAGCTCTATGACAGCCATTACCGTTGGCAGGGAATGCCTATCAGGGTTTGAGGGGTGCACATTGACGCACTTAACACCGGCCATCTCAAGCTCCTCAAGGTAGGATGGCATGACACGGAGGTCTCCATTGTATCTCCTGAAGAACAGGTACATCTTAGGGGGCATCTGAACCCTCCCAAGGGCCTCCTGGACAAAGGCACCCTCAACCGCCTTCAGGCAGTCGTCCATGTTAAGAAGGCCTTCAACATCACTCCTGGTTAGCACAACTGTTTTTTCCATGCATCCACCGTCCCCATTTAATAACAATCAGGGTCAATCTACCAATCTTTAAATATTGAACATCTCACATTTATTAGTGTTGGAAATGAAATTAAAACCACGGATGAGTACTGTCATGGCTGTCCCGGCGGTCCATGGACCGGAAACTCCACCCTCGAGGCAGTCATGGCAGCTATTAAGGTTGATCAGACTTATATCTCACTTCAACTTGAAATATAAGGGTGTTAAAGATGGAAACTGTTGATAAGGTTGATATGATTAAGAATCATGGCCTGACCGCATCAGAAAATCTTGAAAAATTTCTTAAGAGGATTGAGGCAAAAAACGATGACATCAACGCCTTCCTGGAGGTTAGGGGTGAAGAGGCGATTAAGAGGGCTGAGGAGATAGACGCCAGGATAGCCTCCGGCAAGGAGACAGGGAAACTGGCGGGCCTGGTGATAGGAGTTAAAAGCAACATCAACGTGGAGGACTTCAACGTATCAGCAGCTTCAAAGACCCTCGAAAATTACACTGGAAGCTACGATGCAACTGTTATAAGGCGCATAAAGGAAGAAGACGGTATAATAATTGGCATGACCAACATGGACGAATTCGCTGCCGGGAGTTCAACCGAGACATCATTCTTTGGCCCAACAGACAATCCAGCAGCCCCCGGGAGGATCCCGGGAGGTTCAAGCGGCGGGAGCGCTGCTGCAGTGGCTGCTGGTATGTGTGACCTGGCACTGGGATCAGATACAGGGGGTTCAATAAGGAATCCAGCATCGCACTGCGGTGTAATGGGCTTCAAACCAACCTATGGGGCAGTATCCAGGCAGGGCCTCCTGGACCTTGCCATGAGCTTTGACCAGATAGGACCCCTGGCAGCAGATGTATCCGGGATCTCACTTGCACTGGATGTCATCTCAGGTTATGACCCGGCAGACCCCACAACCCTGGACAGTTCACCGGACCTTGAGGTGGAGAGGGAACTGAAGGGCCTCAGGGTCGGTGTTGTGAGGGAGTTCCTTGAGGTCACAGATGAGGCAATAGATGAGGTTATTCAGGGGAAACTCGGAGCCATGGAGGATGAGGGCGCCGAGATAGTTGAACTGGATTTTGGATACATAGACCTCTGTCTCCCCACCTACTACCTCATAAACTACGTTGAATTCTTTTCAGCCACCAGGAAGTATGACGGCAGAAAGTACGGTCACAGGATAGAGGATGTCTGCGGTTCGGAGGTCCTCAGGAGGATACATATGGGTTCCTACATCAGTCAGAAGGAACTATCTGGAAAATACTACAAGAGGGCCCTCCAGGCAAGATCCCTCATAAGGAGGGAGATAACAGGGCTTCTCAGCCATGTGGACATAATAGCGGGGCCAACGGTTCCAAAGCTACCCCACACACTGGGTGAGGAGCTTGAACCAATGGAGATGTACGCCTACGATGTCCTCACGGTCATAGCTAACCTTGCAGGTATACCCGCTGCAAGCATACCTGCAGGGGATGTGGGCGGAGTCCCTGTTGGCCTGCAGCTCCAGGCAAAGCCAGGAGATGATGGCATGATAGTATCGGCCATGAGGGAGATTGCTTCACTGTAAGAGAGTGTCCCCCATGAGGATTGGACTCGTCTGTATCAGGGGATCGGTCCCTGCCTTTGAGAACTTTGGATTTCTCCCCACCGATATAGTTGGAAGCAATGGTCTTGTAAACGGTTCAAGGGCCCACAGGGTCCTGGACGGGATCATAATACCAGGGGGAAGTATCGTTGAGTCAGGAAGCCTTTCACCTGAACTTGCATTTGAGATAAGAAGGATGGCATCGGACGGAAAATTTGTCCTGGGTATATGCTCAGGATTCCAGGCCCTGGCAGAGAGGACCGATATAGGGAGAAAATCGCCATGCCCTGTTTACAGGGAGGGTCTCGGGCTCCTCAACGTAACATTCCACCCCATGATAAGCAACGACAGGGTGGAGGCCACCATAACCGGCGAGTCCTTCCTGACCTCAGGGATGTCAGGTGAGAGGATAACTGGCTTCCACTGCCATACCTACGGTGAGATACGTGGTGATGCACCTGAGATAATGAAGTCCCGCATAGTCAGGGCAGACTATCATGAAAGGCCAGGGGAGATCCTATCAGGGGTCTGCAGTGATGATGGTAACGTGGCAGGGACCATGGTCCACGGATGCCTCGATGAGAACCAGACCCTTGTCAGTAACATCCTCAAATTCCTTGATGCGGATGAAACTGCAAGGGAGAGGATACTTGAAGCCAACAGGAAACTGCGGGAAGCTCTGAGATCTGAGCTCGGGATATCAACGGGGATACGTGTTATGGATAGGGGCGGGACGAGGGGCACCCCACCAGCCATAATGATAGCATCCACGGGTTCAGACTCCGGCAAAACATTCATATTAACGGGCCTTGCAGGCGCCCTGAGGAGGAGGGGCCTCAGGGTGGGCGTTATCAAGGTGGGACCCGATGTCAGGGACATAGTCCCGGCCCTCTACCTCATAAAGGAGCCCATGGAGGAGCACTCATCCATAAGGATAGGGCGCCTGGGCTGGATGGAGCTCAGGGATGTCCTTGAATCTGTGAGGGGAAGATACGACATAATACTCATCGAGGGCGTTATGAGCATCCTCACAGGTCTCCTGAACGATATAACACCCTACTCCGGGGCTGAGATTGCCCTGGCAGCAGGTATCCCCCTGATTATGGTGGCAGGTTGCAGCAAGGGGGGTATAGAGTCTGCGGTGGTTGATCTTGACGCCCACATATCGGTACTTGAGGGACTGGGCCTTGAGGTCTCCTGCGGAATACTCAACAGGGTCTATGATATGGATATATTTGAG is a window from the Methanothermobacter thermautotrophicus str. Delta H genome containing:
- a CDS encoding AAA family ATPase produces the protein MRIGLVCIRGSVPAFENFGFLPTDIVGSNGLVNGSRAHRVLDGIIIPGGSIVESGSLSPELAFEIRRMASDGKFVLGICSGFQALAERTDIGRKSPCPVYREGLGLLNVTFHPMISNDRVEATITGESFLTSGMSGERITGFHCHTYGEIRGDAPEIMKSRIVRADYHERPGEILSGVCSDDGNVAGTMVHGCLDENQTLVSNILKFLDADETARERILEANRKLREALRSELGISTGIRVMDRGGTRGTPPAIMIASTGSDSGKTFILTGLAGALRRRGLRVGVIKVGPDVRDIVPALYLIKEPMEEHSSIRIGRLGWMELRDVLESVRGRYDIILIEGVMSILTGLLNDITPYSGAEIALAAGIPLIMVAGCSKGGIESAVVDLDAHISVLEGLGLEVSCGILNRVYDMDIFERASGGRYLAIPRVEMSERGGTPEVEIKLEDFCLKAMETVEEHLDVDTLISFAKKPEFRGYMGPEEIKKVFSP